The sequence below is a genomic window from Wyeomyia smithii strain HCP4-BCI-WySm-NY-G18 chromosome 1, ASM2978416v1, whole genome shotgun sequence.
ACGATGCAAGGTAATACCTAAGTGTCTCAGCTATAAAGTCCAAATACAGCTCAACAGTGGACGGTCCATCGACGAATTGAATAAGGTCGTATTCAAACAAAAGGTACGAATCCTGAGCATCATGGTCGCCGACGCTAAGCGGTCCATCGCGGatctacaaaaaaataaaatacgttTGCTGTCCAGGATCGATGAAATGTTTGAGCGAGACGAGATaacgaaaattaagaaaatggtGGAAAACAAGAGCCGGTCAGTTCATAAAGTGGCGAAAGAGAGAGGTGGGAAAAAAATGGAGAGATTAAAAAACAGGAGAGTTGCTGAGCTGAACACAGAAAAAGAATGGGTAGAAAACATCACATCCACCCAAGTACCAGACTTCGTGATGAGAACGTTGTTATTGGGACCAAATTTCAACGtacagaataaaacaaaaatcccaTATGTGGAAATAGTGGCAGGGATCGAGAAAGGGATACGATCAAAAGAGAATGCGGACGAGATTCGGGGGGAAATTTCTACAGCAATAACGAACCATATAAATTACACGAGACAACCCAGGCACGGCAAGCTGGAATGGATGGAAAAGGACATTTCGGCGACAAAACAGTACCTGAAGGAACACCCAAATCTGATCATCACAAAGGCGGACAAAGGCAATAAAACAGTAATAATGGAAGCTGAAGACTACCACATGAAAATGATGGAGTTGCTAAACGATGAGGAGACATaccagaaactgaaaaaaagatccgACCAATAAGGTACAAAAAGCCATCAACGCAATGGCCGATGGGTGGCTGCAACATAAGTACATAGAGAAAAGCATCCACCGAAGCATCAAATCGACGAGTAGCAACCCACCCCGGATATATGGATTACCTAAAATTCATAAAGAAGGCAGACCGTTGAGACCGGTTGTTTCAACAATCGGTTCGGCAACATACAACATGGCTCAGTTTTTGTCGAGCATATTGGGTAACATTGTTGCGAAAACCGAACACCATGTGAAAAACAGCTTCGAGTTTGCCCAACAAGTAGCAGGAATGCAGATTCCCGATGAGCATGTCCTATTTTCTTTGGATGTCAAGTCCCTGTACACGAATGTTCCAGTACAATAGGCGTTGGAGTGTATAGGGGAAAGGTGGAGTGAGGTGGAGGAGCACACGAAGATCGACAGACGAAGTTTCCTGGCAGCGGTTAAGTTGGTATTGGATTCAACGTACTTCACCTATCGTGGAATCTACCACATGCAAAAATTCGGAGTACCAATGGGATCGCCTCTATCGCCGGTGATAGCCAACCTTGTGATGGAACGCCTGGAACAGGAGTGTATGTACAAGGCAGAGCAGAAACAAATAGGTATGCTGGTGTATAGGCGGTACGTAGATGATTGTTTTTGCATCGCACGGGAGGATCATGTTGACCAAATTTTGGCAACATTTAATGATTTTCACGACAGGCTTCAGTTTACCGTGGAAAGGGAGGAAAGTGGTTGGCTTAAATTCCTGGACATGATGTTAACTAGAAGAAACGGAATTGTGGAGAAGAGCTGGTTACCCAAACAGGAGAAAGGACGGTATTTGGACTTCAACTCTGAAAGCCCATTTACGCATAAGCGCAACACGGCAGTGGCCCTTGTGGACAGAGCAATCAAATTGACTGATGCTGAAAATCGTCCACAGGCgataaaaaaggtcaaaaatatacttaaatgcAACAACTATCCTGAGTGGTTCGTCCAAAACGTTCTGGCACAAAGGGTACACAAACACTACAACGGACTGCAAAATAATGGTGAAAAAGAGGAGACCAAATATGTGACGACGCCGTATGTTCCATGCTTGAGTGAGAAACTGCAAAAAACGCTCAAAAAGAACGGGTTGACACTAGCCGTCAAacccaaaaataaaataaaagacgTTATTTTCAGCAAACTCAAAGATACCATTCCACCAGggcaacaaaaaaatgttgtttattCTATCCCCTGTGGAACTGGAGATGGAAAAATGTATGTTGGGCAGACGAGCAGAAAGTTGGACACAAGAATAGGAGAGCATAAAAATGACATCAAACGCAAAGACAACCGAACGGGCCTGACACAACACACGCTAGGTGACGGACATGTGTTTGATTTCGAAAAAGTGACGATCCTAGAACGTATTGTTGACCAGGAAAGCAGAATCACAGCAGAGACATTCCACATCAAGTTGGTTGGCGAACGCAACGCGGTGAACCTCCAGCGTGAGTGCGGAACGTTCAACACCAACTACAATGCACTTGTGGTAAAGCTACGGCAAGGTACAAACAGCGGACGGTGGAGAGG
It includes:
- the LOC129717079 gene encoding uncharacterized protein LOC129717079, yielding MGSPLSPVIANLVMERLEQECMYKAEQKQIGMLVYRRYVDDCFCIAREDHVDQILATFNDFHDRLQFTVEREESGWLKFLDMMLTRRNGIVEKSWLPKQEKGRYLDFNSESPFTHKRNTAVALVDRAIKLTDAENRPQAIKKVKNILKCNNYPEWFVQNVLAQRVHKHYNGLQNNGEKEETKYVTTPYVPCLSEKLQKTLKKNGLTLAVKPKNKIKDVIFSKLKDTIPPGQQKNVVYSIPCGTGDGKMYVGQTSRKLDTRIGEHKNDIKRKDNRTGLTQHTLGDGHVFDFEKVTILERIVDQESRITAETFHIKLVGERNAVNLQRECGTFNTNYNALVVKLRQGTNSGRWRGNKCDDRHSITAHPPDSDT